In Patescibacteria group bacterium, one DNA window encodes the following:
- a CDS encoding excinuclease ABC subunit UvrC, whose protein sequence is MQEKIKSLPKTPGVYLFRDKTGKALYVGKAVDLRNRVQSYFQESAKLGSKTQLMVSQIGKIEHFETESEFTALLLEADLIKHLKPKYNQRFKDDKSYPLIEITKEKYPRVRITRKKRENAEYFGPYPHGNIRKVLKLLRKPFPFRDCSNRKFTRYKKRGRGCLFADMDLCSAPCAEEMITEEEYRNSLTSLKNFLRGKGNSVIRNLEKEMKKLSREKNFKEAAKVRDQLDNLRYIRCGFRTATTEELDINLTEDRQRNEMKSLKSALGMENLPQRIEAYDISNIQGKQATGSMVVFENARPKKSHYRKFKIRSREEPDDVGMMQEVLERRFSRINNRKKAKDKSFQSVPDLILIDGGKGQLNAALEVLEHKELNIPAASIAKKEEEVYFSGDLSFDNKCGSFIIEGPITLSRNSPALKLLQRVRDESHRFALAYHRKLRSKNL, encoded by the coding sequence TTGCAAGAAAAAATCAAGAGCCTTCCAAAAACTCCTGGAGTCTATCTTTTTCGAGATAAAACTGGAAAGGCTCTTTATGTGGGCAAGGCTGTTGATCTAAGAAATAGAGTTCAATCCTATTTCCAAGAAAGTGCAAAATTAGGTTCCAAAACCCAACTCATGGTTAGTCAAATTGGAAAAATTGAGCACTTTGAAACCGAGTCAGAGTTTACAGCCTTACTTCTAGAAGCAGACTTAATAAAACATTTAAAGCCTAAATACAATCAACGCTTCAAAGACGATAAATCTTATCCCTTAATTGAAATAACAAAAGAAAAATACCCTCGGGTTCGAATTACAAGAAAGAAAAGGGAAAACGCTGAGTATTTTGGACCGTATCCCCATGGAAATATTCGTAAAGTGCTAAAACTTCTCCGAAAACCTTTTCCATTTCGGGACTGTAGCAATAGAAAATTCACGCGTTATAAAAAAAGAGGTAGGGGTTGCCTTTTTGCAGATATGGATCTTTGCTCTGCTCCCTGTGCAGAAGAGATGATCACAGAAGAAGAATACAGAAATTCACTGACGAGCTTAAAAAATTTCTTAAGAGGGAAAGGGAACAGTGTTATTAGAAATTTGGAAAAGGAAATGAAAAAGCTTTCCAGAGAAAAAAATTTCAAAGAGGCTGCAAAAGTTCGGGATCAGTTAGATAATTTAAGGTATATCCGCTGTGGTTTCCGCACTGCAACCACAGAAGAATTAGATATAAATTTAACAGAAGACAGGCAAAGAAACGAAATGAAAAGCCTAAAATCAGCCTTAGGCATGGAAAACTTACCCCAAAGAATTGAGGCTTACGATATTTCTAACATTCAAGGTAAACAAGCAACAGGCTCCATGGTTGTTTTTGAAAATGCTCGTCCCAAAAAAAGTCATTACCGCAAATTTAAAATCCGTTCAAGAGAAGAACCCGATGATGTGGGCATGATGCAAGAAGTGCTAGAAAGACGGTTTTCACGGATCAATAACAGAAAAAAGGCAAAAGATAAATCTTTTCAATCTGTACCTGATTTAATTTTGATTGATGGAGGAAAAGGTCAACTAAACGCAGCTTTAGAAGTTTTAGAACATAAAGAATTAAATATACCTGCTGCATCAATAGCTAAAAAAGAAGAAGAAGTCTACTTTAGTGGGGATTTATCTTTTGATAACAAGTGTGGATCTTTTATTATTGAGGGTCCTATTACTTTGTCCAGAAACTCTCCCGCTCTTAAATTGCTCCAGAGAGTTCGAGACGAGTCTCATCGGTTTGCACTTGCTTATCATCGTAAACTTCGTTCCAAAAACCTATAA
- the uvrA gene encoding excinuclease ABC subunit UvrA: MKEIKVRGARKHNLKNIDVDIPKNQLVVFTGVSGSGKSSLALDTIYAEGQRRYVESLSSYARQFLGVQANPEVESIQGLSPSIAISQKKPFHNPRSTVGTITEIYDFLRLLYSRIGHPHCPQCGKEVMRQSVDEIVDAVYQELVQNETNNSKKGMRVLVLAPLVKDRKGEYSSLFENLKKQGFSRARVDGEVRNLDEDFVLIKTNRHSIEAVVDRLVLENLSRSSGKDRASSQASRLTDAISQALNLAGGEVIVFKVLDKTFDFPEKPKEMEDHLFSELFACPNCNINLQELEPRSFSFNSPHGACPECEGLGTKLKVDKKQILNPRLSIDEGGILPLSQLTIKNTWYQKHLASVGREHGFNLDQPLGTLTSKQKEVLIEGTGNQEYLVRGRNRKGEKTSFTETFPGLIKKIEERHEETNSSRIRNHLEKYMFQETCPRCNGTRLKKESRSVTIGGKNIAELTADSIKNSLNWIENLSKNISEREKTISKPITREILSRLKFLNSVGLSYLTLDRAASTLSGGEAQRIRLASQIGSGLSGVVYVLDEPSVGLHNRDMKKLVSTLKGLRDLDNTVVVVEHDPLTIRKADYVIDFGPGGGKWGGKVVAKGSPKDIESSKNSITGDYLTGKKKVTAPKLQMSNSKLQKQKDNPKDKKLTVVGAREHNLKNIDVEIPLGKFVCVTGVSGSGKSTLVQETLHRSLRRELNLKIEQPPGEHDGLLGTELIDKVYEIDQSPIGQSPRSNPATYTKAFDYIRKAFARTKEARLRGFDKGYFSFNTKGGRCETCEGQGEEKIEMQFLPDVYVTCEVCNGARYSREVLEIKYRGKTIKDILEMTVGEALIFFDRIDPLVRRLKTLSDVGLDYIQLGQPAPTLSGGEAQRVKIAKELSKKPRGHTFYILDEPTIGLHPDDLNKLLVVLHRLVARGNTVLVIEHNLDLIKNSDWIIDLGPEGGEGGGEVIFAGTSEKILDHKTSYTARALRNYK, translated from the coding sequence ATGAAAGAAATCAAGGTGCGGGGTGCCCGCAAACACAATCTTAAAAATATCGATGTAGATATTCCTAAGAATCAGCTGGTAGTTTTTACCGGTGTTTCTGGGAGTGGTAAATCCAGTCTAGCTTTGGACACTATTTATGCAGAAGGGCAACGGCGCTATGTGGAATCCTTATCTTCGTATGCTCGACAGTTCCTTGGTGTTCAAGCTAATCCAGAAGTTGAATCTATCCAAGGATTGTCTCCTTCTATTGCGATCAGCCAAAAGAAACCTTTTCACAATCCTAGATCCACGGTAGGAACTATTACTGAAATTTATGATTTTCTTAGACTTCTCTATTCTCGAATTGGACATCCGCATTGCCCGCAATGCGGCAAAGAGGTTATGCGTCAGAGTGTAGATGAGATTGTAGATGCTGTGTACCAAGAGCTTGTCCAAAATGAAACTAATAATTCAAAAAAAGGAATGCGAGTCTTGGTTCTTGCTCCTTTAGTAAAAGACCGGAAAGGGGAATATTCTAGCCTTTTTGAAAATCTCAAAAAGCAAGGTTTTTCTCGCGCGCGTGTGGATGGCGAAGTGCGCAATCTGGATGAAGACTTTGTTCTTATTAAAACTAATCGACACAGTATCGAAGCAGTTGTAGACCGCCTAGTGTTAGAAAACTTGTCCCGTTCTTCTGGAAAGGATAGGGCTTCTTCACAGGCATCTCGCTTGACAGATGCCATTTCTCAAGCGCTTAATTTAGCCGGGGGTGAGGTAATTGTTTTTAAGGTATTGGATAAGACTTTTGACTTCCCGGAAAAACCAAAAGAAATGGAAGACCATCTTTTTTCTGAACTATTTGCTTGTCCTAACTGCAATATAAATCTCCAAGAACTTGAACCACGAAGCTTTTCCTTTAATTCTCCCCACGGAGCTTGTCCAGAATGTGAGGGATTGGGAACCAAACTTAAAGTAGATAAAAAACAAATTCTTAACCCGCGTTTGAGTATTGATGAGGGCGGTATATTACCTTTATCCCAACTGACAATTAAAAACACGTGGTACCAGAAACATCTTGCTTCTGTAGGAAGAGAGCATGGATTCAATCTTGATCAACCACTAGGTACTCTAACCTCAAAACAAAAAGAGGTACTAATTGAGGGTACAGGGAATCAAGAGTATTTGGTAAGAGGTCGGAATCGCAAAGGAGAAAAAACCAGTTTCACAGAAACCTTTCCCGGTCTAATTAAAAAGATTGAAGAAAGACACGAAGAAACCAATTCTTCCCGAATAAGGAATCACTTAGAAAAATATATGTTCCAAGAGACATGCCCCAGATGCAATGGTACTAGGCTAAAAAAAGAATCTCGTTCTGTAACTATTGGGGGTAAGAACATTGCAGAACTCACTGCAGATAGTATTAAAAATAGCTTAAATTGGATAGAAAACCTCAGCAAGAATATAAGCGAAAGGGAAAAGACAATTTCTAAACCCATTACCAGAGAAATCCTTTCTCGTCTCAAGTTTTTAAATTCGGTGGGATTATCTTACCTTACATTAGACCGCGCAGCTTCAACTCTTTCTGGCGGAGAAGCCCAAAGAATACGGCTTGCATCCCAAATTGGCTCAGGGCTTTCTGGAGTTGTTTATGTTTTAGATGAGCCATCTGTAGGACTACATAATAGAGATATGAAAAAGTTAGTCTCAACTCTTAAAGGTTTACGGGACTTGGATAATACAGTTGTTGTTGTGGAACATGATCCACTTACTATAAGAAAGGCTGATTACGTAATTGATTTTGGACCGGGTGGGGGTAAATGGGGCGGAAAAGTAGTTGCCAAGGGTTCCCCGAAGGATATAGAAAGCAGCAAAAATTCTATTACCGGTGATTACCTAACGGGTAAAAAGAAAGTTACGGCGCCAAAATTACAAATGTCAAATTCCAAATTACAAAAGCAGAAAGATAACCCAAAAGACAAAAAGTTGACTGTTGTTGGGGCAAGGGAGCACAATCTCAAAAATATTGATGTTGAAATTCCTTTAGGTAAATTTGTTTGTGTTACTGGTGTTTCTGGCAGCGGTAAGTCTACCCTTGTTCAAGAAACATTGCATCGTTCCCTTAGACGGGAGCTTAACCTAAAAATAGAACAACCACCCGGAGAACATGACGGACTTTTAGGTACAGAATTAATTGATAAAGTCTATGAAATTGATCAATCGCCGATTGGTCAATCACCGCGCTCTAACCCCGCAACTTATACAAAAGCTTTTGATTACATAAGGAAAGCTTTTGCAAGGACGAAAGAGGCTAGGTTGCGTGGTTTTGACAAAGGATATTTTTCTTTCAATACAAAAGGTGGCCGCTGTGAGACATGCGAAGGACAAGGAGAAGAAAAGATTGAAATGCAATTCTTACCTGATGTATATGTAACTTGTGAAGTTTGTAACGGAGCAAGATATAGTCGGGAGGTTTTGGAAATTAAGTACCGAGGGAAAACAATAAAAGATATTTTAGAAATGACTGTGGGAGAAGCTTTGATTTTCTTTGACCGTATTGACCCCCTAGTTAGACGGTTAAAAACCTTAAGCGATGTGGGTTTGGATTACATTCAGCTTGGGCAACCAGCTCCAACTCTCTCGGGAGGAGAAGCACAAAGAGTAAAAATTGCCAAAGAATTATCTAAAAAACCAAGAGGCCACACTTTCTATATTTTAGACGAACCTACCATTGGACTACATCCCGATGACTTAAATAAATTGCTGGTTGTTTTGCACCGTTTAGTAGCTAGGGGAAATACTGTTCTAGTTATTGAACACAACTTAGATCTTATTAAAAATTCAGACTGGATTATTGATCTTGGTCCAGAAGGAGGTGAGGGTGGCGGCGAAGTAATATTTGCAGGTACTTCCGAAAAAATTCTCGACCACAAAACCTCTTATACCGCTCGAGCTCTAAGAAATTATAAATAG
- a CDS encoding excinuclease ABC subunit UvrB, producing MSTQKFKLHSTYQPTGDQPQAIEKLSAGVEEGMEHQVLLGLTGSGKTFTMANVIEEVQKPTLIISHNKTLAAQLYQEFREFFPENSVNYFVSYYDYYQPEAYVPQRDLYIEKEAEINEEIEKLRHSVTQALMSRKDVIVVASVSCIYGLGRPQDYAEGNFKFQISNTKREKALRGLIRLLYKRNDWDFKRGCFRVRGDTIEVYPPYGERVLRLGFLGQKLSEIKWLEPQTSRTLESLEEITLYPAEHFITPEKRLKKSIELIQSELEQQVKKLKDEGKDLEAQRLKQRTNYDLELMEELGFCPGIENYSRYLSGREEGEAPYTLLDYFTRNTMALGKDMWSADSDLAHSPAPRAAVKEAPGASPAPGTWLCIIDESHMTIPQIRGMYNGDRARKETLVEHGFRLPSALDNRPLKFNEFQEKVQQTIYTSATPSQWEIRQAQEAANNQSPAPGAAAKEAPGASPATHNKTHSGVVEQLIRPTGLLDPEIEVRSTKNQIEDLVREIIKCKKKGERVLVTTLTKRMAEDLADYLNDPDRVQELLVEEPHSPAPGAAAKEAPGASPAAPIKTHYLHSEVETLERSDILVDLRRGKYDVVVGINLLREGLDLPEVSLVAILDADKEGFLRSDTSLIQTMGRAARHEKGKAILYADKITGSMNRAIEEIERRRNVQKEYNEKHNITPETIQKPIRDRVIARLKDGEGDAESDAWREMPPHELEGKIWEWEKEMREAADELNFEKAAELRDKIREAQRNL from the coding sequence ATGTCAACACAGAAATTTAAGCTACACTCAACATATCAGCCAACAGGAGATCAACCCCAAGCCATTGAAAAATTAAGTGCTGGGGTGGAGGAGGGGATGGAGCATCAAGTACTTTTAGGGCTAACTGGTAGTGGTAAAACTTTTACCATGGCCAATGTAATTGAGGAAGTGCAAAAGCCAACTTTAATTATTTCCCATAATAAAACGCTCGCAGCTCAACTTTATCAGGAGTTCCGGGAGTTTTTTCCAGAAAATTCAGTAAACTATTTTGTTTCTTATTACGACTATTACCAACCGGAGGCTTACGTGCCGCAAAGAGATCTTTATATCGAAAAAGAAGCAGAAATTAACGAAGAAATTGAAAAATTACGCCACTCCGTAACCCAGGCACTAATGTCTCGTAAAGACGTTATTGTAGTGGCTTCTGTCTCTTGTATTTATGGTTTAGGTAGACCACAAGACTATGCCGAGGGAAATTTCAAATTCCAAATTTCAAATACCAAAAGGGAGAAAGCATTGCGGGGACTGATTAGATTACTTTACAAGAGAAACGACTGGGATTTTAAGCGTGGTTGTTTTCGAGTGCGCGGGGATACAATTGAGGTCTACCCACCCTACGGAGAGCGTGTCCTACGACTAGGTTTTCTGGGACAAAAGCTTTCGGAAATAAAGTGGCTTGAACCCCAAACAAGCAGAACTTTAGAAAGCTTGGAAGAGATAACTTTATATCCGGCAGAACACTTTATTACGCCAGAAAAAAGACTGAAAAAATCCATTGAACTTATCCAGAGTGAGCTTGAACAACAAGTTAAAAAGCTAAAAGATGAAGGAAAAGACCTCGAAGCTCAAAGGCTCAAGCAAAGAACAAACTATGATCTCGAACTTATGGAAGAACTTGGGTTTTGTCCGGGTATTGAAAATTACTCCCGTTACCTTTCGGGAAGGGAAGAGGGCGAGGCGCCCTATACGTTGTTGGATTATTTTACAAGAAATACGATGGCTCTGGGCAAGGATATGTGGTCCGCCGATTCCGACCTGGCGCATTCCCCAGCCCCTAGGGCTGCGGTCAAAGAAGCCCCAGGGGCTTCTCCTGCGCCAGGGACTTGGTTGTGTATCATTGACGAGTCTCACATGACAATTCCACAAATTAGAGGGATGTATAATGGCGACCGGGCTAGAAAAGAAACACTAGTCGAGCACGGATTCCGCCTACCATCAGCATTAGACAATAGACCGTTAAAATTCAATGAATTTCAAGAAAAAGTTCAGCAAACTATTTACACTTCGGCAACACCGTCTCAGTGGGAAATTAGGCAGGCTCAAGAGGCTGCCAATAATCAATCCCCAGCTCCTGGGGCTGCAGCCAAAGAAGCCCCAGGGGCTTCTCCTGCGACACATAATAAAACCCACAGCGGTGTAGTGGAACAGTTAATTCGACCTACCGGTCTTTTGGACCCGGAAATAGAAGTAAGGTCCACAAAAAATCAAATTGAGGACTTGGTTAGAGAAATAATTAAATGCAAGAAAAAAGGAGAAAGAGTTTTGGTTACTACTCTTACTAAAAGAATGGCTGAGGACCTCGCGGATTATTTGAATGACCCGGATAGAGTACAAGAACTTCTTGTGGAGGAGCCGCATTCCCCAGCCCCTGGAGCTGCGGCCAAAGAAGCCCCAGGGGCTTCTCCTGCGGCTCCCATAAAAACCCATTACCTTCACAGCGAGGTAGAAACTTTAGAAAGAAGTGATATTTTGGTAGATTTACGGAGGGGTAAGTACGACGTGGTGGTTGGAATAAACTTATTACGGGAGGGTCTCGACCTGCCTGAAGTCTCCCTAGTGGCGATTTTAGATGCAGATAAGGAAGGCTTTCTAAGAAGTGATACATCACTTATTCAAACGATGGGCAGGGCTGCTCGTCACGAAAAAGGCAAAGCAATTCTATATGCAGACAAAATAACCGGTTCTATGAACAGGGCAATTGAAGAAATTGAAAGACGACGCAATGTTCAAAAAGAATACAACGAGAAGCACAATATAACTCCCGAAACAATCCAAAAACCAATTCGCGACAGAGTAATTGCCCGTCTCAAAGACGGAGAGGGTGATGCAGAATCTGATGCATGGAGGGAAATGCCACCCCATGAATTAGAAGGCAAAATCTGGGAGTGGGAAAAAGAAATGCGCGAAGCTGCAGACGAATTAAATTTTGAAAAAGCAGCAGAACTTCGTGATAAAATTCGTGAGGCGCAAAGGAATCTATAA
- a CDS encoding metallopeptidase TldD-related protein, whose product MLKVQKKKNLVNSLNSIAKNNNVYLITRWQEKRVKRVTAVDDTIENVSTGRSSGVGFHLFNQAGRSVLTATDNTEDEKKLIETLSQGIKSLKKLGKKATPNKEIFLLEPKQDTINLTKGFDFNFLTVSQIEKKLLDLNKKTKELGKNPGVGESLRITTSFNIAQEGWKITRSDGTNVEWEIPRAYLGMHITYQEGKKKVNDSVIKSSPGWGVLTEPKLENNLLEEAYFVINMLKKSAKHPEYESGNYNLLIDAALGGLLAHEAFGHCAESDTIYEDGSVLSKRGKLEKGKKVANPTLSIVDETKEKTWSFQPYSAFGVPRGKIDIIKNGCVKESLGDVFTGKDIGDKIRGAARVESYSSTPLPRMSRTFISVKNPKSSPGYLADPKQIQKMLKDNGLLEEKILVLRGSRGGGQVDTQAGTFMFGFSYLYEITPTSINIFRGSSFSGKTLEALKSITEGFGPIKTDFPGMCGRGQRVTSLIGSNEFIYLEKSPYVTLGGT is encoded by the coding sequence TTGCTAAAAGTACAAAAAAAGAAAAACTTGGTTAATTCTCTAAACTCTATTGCTAAAAATAACAATGTTTACCTAATTACCCGCTGGCAAGAGAAAAGAGTAAAACGAGTAACAGCTGTCGATGATACTATTGAAAATGTGTCAACTGGAAGATCATCTGGGGTCGGCTTTCATCTTTTTAATCAAGCGGGGCGTTCTGTTCTTACAGCCACAGATAATACTGAGGATGAAAAGAAATTAATAGAAACCTTATCGCAAGGAATAAAATCTCTAAAAAAACTTGGGAAAAAGGCAACTCCAAACAAGGAGATTTTTCTTTTAGAACCAAAACAAGACACCATTAATCTTACAAAAGGATTTGACTTTAACTTCCTAACTGTTTCCCAAATTGAAAAAAAACTCTTGGACCTTAATAAGAAAACAAAAGAGTTGGGCAAAAATCCTGGAGTAGGGGAGAGCTTAAGAATTACCACCAGTTTTAATATTGCCCAAGAAGGTTGGAAAATAACTCGTTCTGATGGAACAAATGTAGAGTGGGAAATTCCACGTGCCTACTTAGGTATGCATATTACCTACCAAGAAGGAAAGAAAAAAGTTAATGACTCCGTTATCAAATCTAGCCCCGGGTGGGGCGTTTTAACAGAACCCAAGTTAGAAAATAATCTACTAGAAGAAGCTTATTTTGTTATAAACATGCTTAAGAAGTCAGCAAAACATCCTGAATATGAGTCTGGAAATTATAACTTACTAATTGATGCCGCTTTAGGCGGTCTTTTAGCACACGAGGCTTTTGGTCACTGCGCAGAGTCGGATACTATTTACGAAGACGGCTCTGTACTTTCTAAAAGAGGAAAGCTGGAAAAAGGAAAAAAAGTGGCAAACCCTACCCTCTCTATAGTCGATGAAACAAAGGAAAAAACCTGGAGCTTCCAACCTTACAGCGCTTTTGGAGTGCCTCGCGGAAAAATAGACATTATAAAAAACGGTTGTGTAAAAGAATCGCTCGGAGATGTATTTACTGGAAAGGATATTGGAGACAAGATACGAGGAGCAGCAAGAGTTGAATCATATTCAAGCACGCCTCTTCCCAGAATGAGTCGAACTTTTATCTCTGTCAAAAATCCCAAATCATCTCCTGGCTATTTAGCAGATCCAAAACAAATACAAAAAATGCTAAAGGACAACGGTCTACTCGAAGAAAAAATCCTTGTTCTAAGGGGATCTCGCGGTGGGGGACAAGTAGATACCCAAGCGGGAACATTTATGTTTGGGTTCTCTTACCTGTATGAAATAACACCAACATCTATAAATATCTTTCGTGGCTCCTCTTTCAGTGGTAAAACCTTAGAAGCCTTAAAGTCAATTACGGAAGGTTTTGGTCCAATAAAAACAGATTTCCCAGGAATGTGCGGAAGAGGACAACGTGTAACCAGTTTAATTGGTTCCAACGAATTCATTTATTTAGAAAAGTCACCGTATGTAACTTTAGGAGGAACATAA
- a CDS encoding metallopeptidase TldD-related protein, producing the protein MKDFTERFLKKIENKKRTGRLKQFRVSFKQRKIISAGATQKEFMGKYKPVNFKSNLSGSYLFQWKDGKLSKGNIHRQALANFDQFLANARQTAFEDPFSDNFPNKKKHPKVKVSSQQIVDLGKNSTPYITKWLKKLREWQDVSNPHGTQYMSAGLGISDYRLVSSAGFDLSSQATSCRISSYYDGKAFFSHRSHNLLAIGKVQEKKERTEKILKILKVSGQERPHNGKWQVIFHPSIFRNLFFSFLVSNLTGSRIINGQSKFGLKDFQNHEKILRNDISVICNPTKDGALDSYNFTGEGVLSKKTIFIKNGKLLTPILSVKYARKAGLEPTAQIHPPMDTTKITTSNNLNFDKFLQKQEQALLVYKALGRHTQDSITGSYSLPCPYVILIRNGKMIGNVPCIITSNFFNDINKSATAILDHPTEYSPALATTANVVFTT; encoded by the coding sequence ATGAAAGACTTTACGGAAAGATTTCTAAAGAAGATTGAAAACAAAAAAAGGACTGGAAGATTGAAGCAGTTTCGAGTCTCATTTAAACAGAGAAAAATTATCAGCGCAGGTGCTACACAAAAAGAATTTATGGGAAAATACAAACCAGTCAATTTTAAATCTAATCTTTCGGGATCCTACCTATTTCAATGGAAAGATGGAAAGTTAAGCAAAGGTAATATTCACCGTCAAGCACTTGCCAACTTTGACCAATTTCTGGCTAATGCCAGACAAACAGCTTTTGAAGACCCATTTAGCGACAATTTTCCAAACAAAAAGAAACACCCCAAAGTAAAAGTCAGTTCCCAACAGATAGTTGATTTAGGCAAAAATTCCACACCCTACATTACAAAATGGCTAAAGAAACTCCGAGAATGGCAAGATGTTAGTAATCCCCACGGTACTCAATATATGTCGGCAGGTTTGGGCATTTCCGACTATAGATTAGTAAGCTCAGCTGGTTTTGATCTTTCATCGCAAGCTACATCCTGCCGCATATCATCTTATTACGATGGAAAGGCATTTTTCAGTCACAGATCCCATAATTTATTAGCTATAGGAAAAGTCCAAGAGAAAAAAGAACGGACCGAAAAAATACTAAAGATCTTAAAAGTGTCAGGGCAGGAAAGACCACACAATGGTAAATGGCAAGTTATTTTCCACCCATCTATTTTCCGCAATCTTTTTTTTAGTTTTTTAGTTTCAAATCTTACTGGAAGCAGAATAATAAATGGTCAATCAAAATTTGGACTAAAGGACTTTCAAAATCATGAAAAAATTTTGCGCAATGACATTTCTGTTATCTGCAACCCAACAAAAGACGGGGCTCTCGACTCCTACAACTTTACAGGAGAAGGTGTACTTAGCAAAAAGACAATATTCATTAAGAATGGAAAATTGCTAACTCCCATTCTTTCTGTCAAATATGCGCGAAAAGCAGGATTGGAACCTACAGCACAAATCCATCCCCCTATGGACACTACCAAAATTACAACCAGCAATAACCTGAACTTTGATAAATTTCTACAAAAACAAGAACAAGCTCTGTTGGTTTATAAAGCACTTGGCAGACATACTCAAGACAGCATAACTGGAAGCTACTCATTACCCTGTCCTTATGTAATTTTAATCCGTAATGGTAAAATGATAGGTAATGTTCCTTGTATAATTACAAGCAACTTCTTCAATGACATAAACAAATCTGCAACTGCGATATTGGACCATCCTACTGAATACTCACCAGCACTGGCTACCACCGCTAATGTTGTCTTTACAACCTAA
- a CDS encoding FHA domain-containing protein: MLKRLWNLIRLGFSILLRDVTILVKYFDSTGEIRSARLYQSSWVGRQPNCDVCIPWEQGHVSRIHCWLANTSLRGWVLVDFSTLGTYVAGSVPEIVNGRLRVREERCFSLGNPNVEAREDNIWIYPETRNDRLTAFVNNGGYGLYILTLAVIATLIMLIVIMY, translated from the coding sequence ATGTTAAAGCGTTTGTGGAATCTAATTAGATTGGGTTTCAGTATTCTTCTCCGGGACGTGACAATTCTCGTGAAGTATTTCGACAGCACTGGAGAAATTCGAAGTGCGCGTTTGTACCAATCTAGTTGGGTAGGCCGGCAACCAAACTGTGATGTATGTATTCCGTGGGAACAGGGACACGTTAGTCGTATCCACTGTTGGTTAGCAAACACTAGTTTGAGGGGGTGGGTTCTTGTGGACTTTAGTACCCTGGGTACCTATGTTGCCGGTTCAGTACCAGAAATTGTTAACGGAAGACTTCGCGTGAGGGAAGAACGGTGTTTTTCCCTTGGCAACCCAAATGTGGAGGCACGAGAAGATAATATTTGGATCTATCCTGAAACAAGGAATGATAGGTTGACAGCGTTTGTGAATAATGGCGGGTATGGGCTTTATATATTAACGCTGGCGGTTATCGCCACGTTAATTATGCTCATTGTAATCATGTATTGA